In the genome of Crassostrea angulata isolate pt1a10 chromosome 6, ASM2561291v2, whole genome shotgun sequence, the window CTGACGGAGGCACTGCTGGAGGTGAGTCCTAGGACAGTCAACCTAATAACACAGATGCTACGAGAGACGAAGACAGAACATGATGTATACAGCAAGTCATCAGCACAGGAAATACCGCCAAAAAGTTCCCGGATTATACGTGCCTATGTGAGAATCAAGAGGAACCATGGAGGTCAGTGGAAGGGATTGTTCACCCCTTCAGTTACAGAGGACAGTGGATTGGTGATGAGTGAAACATTACTTACTGTGAGTGGCAATCATAATCGGTCAATGATTTTTGTTAGCGTCTCAGTAAAGAACCAGACGAACTCTGttgtgattttaaagaaaaatacttaCTTGGGCACTCTAGAAGCGGTGTCTTCATCTGTGAACGTAAATTCTGTCAATATTTTGAGTGCGGAGACCATGGACACACAAAGTACAAACAATGGGAAGTGGGATCCACCTGTTCTTTTACCCACAGACAAGTTAAATACTGAAGATCAGCAAAAAGTGAAGCAGCTGCTTTTTGAGTATTCTGATATATTTTCACGTGATGAGGCTGACATCGATTTGCACCAGATTTGAGGATGGACATAAGTATGCAAGACCCTACCCCAGTGCGACAAACCTACCGATCTATTCCGAATGCTTTGTATAGTGAGGTGAAAGACTATATTCAAAATCTATTGTCAAAAGGGTTCATCCGGAAGTCGAAGTCCGCCTTTGCCAGTCCGTGGTATGTGTGAGGAAGAAGGACGGTAGTCTACGTCTCTGTGTGGACTACAGGAAGATAAACCAAAAGTCAGTAGCTGATAGTCGGCCCCTCCCAAAAATCCAGGATGCACTTGACAGCCTTGGGGGCAGCAAATGGTTCTCTCTACTTGACCAAGGGAAGGCTTACAAATGTACCATCAGGGGGTGATGTCGGAAGACAGCAAGAAGTTTACAGCTTTCATAACTCCTTGGGGGCTGTATGAATGGGAGCGAATTCCGTTCAGTCTGTCGGGAGCTCCAGCAGCTTTTCAAACCTTTATGAACGACTGTTTGGAAGGCATAAGGGATCGGTTCTGCTTGCCTTATCTGGATGACACCTTGGTTTACTCGGCAACTGTCACGGATCATTTGTCCCATTTACAACAGGTTTTCCAACGTTTCCGGGAGAAGGGGGTTAAACTGAAGCCGTCGAAATGTCACCTGTTTAAACAGGAAATGAGATACTTGGGACATTTGGCCACGGGCAATGGGTATACGATGGATCCTGAAGACAAAAGAGCAGTCTTGGAACTAAAGGAGAGGAGACCTGCCTCAATTGGAGAAATAAGAAAACTGCTTGGATTTTTAGGGTTCTACAGAAAGTATATCCCAGATTTTGCACGCCGTGCACGAATTTTGTATGACTTGGTGAAGCATCCAAAGAACAAGACACAGGCTAAAGTTAAGAAGAATGGGCAAATATCTTTTCAAGCAAGGATAAATTGGACTAAGGCCCACCAGGATGTGTTAAGTGACCTTGTAGATGCCCTCACAAATCCACCAGTCATGGCTTATCCACTTTTTGATAAACCATTTGATCTGCATGAGGATGCATCCGGGGAAGGACTTGGAGCCATACTTTACCAGAGGGATGATTTAGGGGTACCACGAGTGGTTGCATATGCGTCCAGAACGCTTTCACCGGCAGAGAAGAACTACCACATGCACTCAGGGAAGTTGGAGTTTCTAGCCATGAAGTGGGCGATAGCCGATCCTTTCCGAGACTACTTGTATTATGCACCACACTTTACGGTATACAGCGACAACAACCCTTTATGTTATGTCCTTACTACGCCTAGACTAGATGTCATTCGACTTCGGTGGATAAGTGAATTGGCagacttcaatttttctgtgAAGTATAAGCCAGGGCCTAAGAATAGAGATGCTGATGGTCTGAGCCGTATGTCATTAGATTTTGCGACTCTCCAGACAGAGTGCACTATGGAATCAACGAAGGACGAGGTAGAGGCTACCGTCAGAATGGTGGAGGCTCGCACCGGTAATAAACTGCAAGGATTTGTTTCACCAGTTTGTCCCACACCAGATTCTGTTGAAAGTGTTACGAATGTACCGGAGGGGGACAAGGTCAGCCGTGAAGCTCTGCGGACAGCGCAGGAGGAGGATGAAACTATATCATTGGTAATCAAGCTGGTGAAGAAGGGGAACCAACCCGGTGCCAAGGAAAAGAAACTTTACCCTCTGCAAGTTAGACAACTTTTACGTAGCTGGAAAAAGCTTTTGGTAGACGAGCAGGGGCTACTTAAACGCCTTGTGAAGCTGTCGACCGGTGAGACCAGATATCAAATTGTTCTCCCACCTGAACTCAGAGATTATGTTTATAATGAACTGCATGCCAAGATGGGACAATTAGGGTCTGACCGAGTTCTGGCACTGGCTCAAGAGAGATTTTATTGGCCGAGGATGGCATGGGACATCGGGGAATTTATTCAGAAGAAGTGTCCATGTATCAAGTATAGACGGCCAAACATTAAGCCTGTTGCACCCCTTTACCCCATAGTAACAACTTACCCTTTTGAGATGGTGTCGATTGACTTTTTGCATTTAGAACCGTGCAGTGGTGGTTACGAGTATATCCTGGTCGTGGTTGACCATTTCACACGGTTTGCCGCTGCCTACCCCACCAAAAATAAATCTGGGCGCACTGCCGCAGAGAAAATGTTCAACGATTTCTTTACGTGGTTCGGATTTCCTGATAAATTGCATCATGACCAAGGACGGGAATTCGAGAATAGCTTCTTCTCGAGACTGCAGGCACTAACAGGTGTGAAACATTCTCGAACCACCCCATACCATCCACAGGGGAATGGCCAAACGGAGAGGATGAACCGTACACTTCTTTGGATGTTGAGAACCCTACCCAAAGATCACAAGCGGAATTGGAAGAAACATCTCAGCAAGATGACTCATGCTTATAACTGTACAAGAAACACTAGCACAGGATACTCACCTTTCTACCTCATCTTTGGTCGTCATCCATGATTACCAATAGACCTTATCTTCGGACTTGACGATCAGATGTCAGGAAAGAAGTGCGACTATGTTACTGAGTGGAAAAAGGGTTTAGAGGAAGCTTATCGAATAGCAGCTAAATCAGCAGGAAAGGCTGGACATCGTGCAAAGGACCGATATGACCGGAAGCTCCAAAGTGCTGCCTTAGTTAAGGGGGACCGTGTCCTCGTGAGGAATCTGCTGGAACGTGGTGGTCCAGGGAAGCTGAGATCGTATTGGGAACCTGAAGTTCACATAGTTGTGCGACGACTAGGAGATTCGCCAGTCTATGAAGTCAAAACGGAGGGAAACGGAGGACGGCTACGTCGACTTCACCGTAACCTGCTACTACCATGTAATGACCTACCTGTACTTGCAAAACAGCAACCAAAACCAAAGTCTAAATCTAGACGAAGGGCAACACAACAGTTAAAGAAAGAGTTGTGCAGTGACTCCTCAGATACAGAAGAAGTGTGCTGGGGGTATCAATCTGAAACCACAAGCAGTGACCCAAGGCTTGATCCTAGAGCCAAAGAGTTTGTATCAAACACACAGCAGGAGGCACCCGCAGATGTTACAGAGGATTCCTCACAGACGTCTGTATTGACTGGAAATTCACAAGGACTTTCCAGTGAAGAGTTCGTCTCCATTTCAGAGAATGATGATTCAGAAGATGATGAGGACACCGCTACAGCTCGCCCTACTCGTACCATCCGGCCCCCAAGACTGCTAACCTACGACAAGCTAGGTCAACCAACATTCCGTGCAGTACAGAACAGTGTCAATGCATATCTACGCCTAGTGTCGTTTGACCCAGTGTTTGTGTAAATTGTGACTAAGGACTTTTCTTTAGAATGCATTGATGTTTATAATACATGTGTTGCCAATGTACTCTCCTTACAGACACTTGTGATGGTGTTCATGTTCTTACACATGTAAAGTTacaacacatgtatatatatagccAGTTATGCCACTAAGTTTAGTCATGGTTACAGTAAGGTATCATGTGCACCAGTagttatatgtaaatgtattgttGTTTGACAAGTTGGATAAATGTGTGGTATGACTGTCAAATgctagtcattttttttaaacgttggAACCACTGTATGAAAATCCTAGTATCTACTACTTAACATTTTGTTAAGGAGCACTAATGCTTGGCCAGCTGTGTGTGAAAATTGTTacttcattttgaaatatatgtagGTTTTTGGATCATAACTATACTTATAGTATAGACAAACATATAGTCGAGTACGGTCAAGTGGTTATCAATGTTGTTCGAAACCAATAGGTTTAATCATGTATACTTACTTTGATGTCATACATTGGTATTGACATCCTGCTTTTTCTTATCTAGtcaagttgtattttgttttgtttttgtaaaatgtcgGGTCGACATTTGTCGTTCAGGGGGCGAGTGTTAGCATAGGATAAGGGGGGTACCATTTTTTATGTACAAGCAAAGAGAGGTAACTCCAATTTATGGTAACGCTTTGACTGGTCCTCTGTTATTGGAACTCTTTTACATTAGAAGTCAGTATCTGGTACCCAACCAAATAAACGAATTTatttctatcttcactctcttCTTTCCAGGTAATTATTACATATTTTGAGACTTGTAATGTATTTGTAATGTTGCAGAAGTATATCTAAGATCCAGCGTATAATGTTTATATTCATCTTTTGTGGTATCACAcaataatattgtttaattgGGGTGTTACTGGGTTTGGCCAAGCACATGTGCGGTGCATGTTCCCGTCGTTGGTATTTTTGGTgttctttttatcattttcaactGGAATTTAGACTTATTACTTATCTGTCAAATAGAGAATAAcattctttatatattcattcatGTTCATGAGATTGTTACATACCTAAAATGCTGTAGAAATGATTTTTGGGAGATTACCGTATTTACCCTTATAAGCCACAGGATACTTAAATGTTGATTTGTGAATTACCGTAGTTACTCTTATGTAAGTACTGTTTACATTAGAAGTCAGTATCTGGTACCCAACCAAATAAACGAATTTATTTCTATCTTTACTCTCTTCTTTCCAGGTAAAGTGGCAATTGTTacaatattgtcattctttcgaatgatttTTACCTGAtattattaactgattaataatattgataaattataaatacatacactgtatttcgtaaaaggtaacgCGGGATCTATTCCTCGTACATgtataaggcataaaattacaaatgatgtcgcccgattattcaataatatagATATTggaccaataacaatcaaaatagtatgcattcCTTAACAAACAAACATGGGACTATAAACagatcaaggcgaaagtccaagatggctgcatgattaagtctgtctcgtattctttaaaaaatacgataatggaatttcatactacatttatttacatcttttgacaaaatgttcaagtttattcagatttcataatgattcgttgtcagtataacaatttaagCTATATGGAGTTAAAGCGTTTAATTGCTGACCATAGCGCTCGAAAGAAAGTTGTACTTTATGAAATAAGATATTAAGACCAACGTAATTACTTccgaaataattacttgatcacataacaaaaattgctgaattgtaaatttggtCATTATTTAAGTGATAAGATAAGTAACGATAAAGGCAATTAGTTCGAATTTTAGTGTTACTATTTGATAGTCTCATGCATGATtcactgattgacggactatacacatgtattagCTTACGAAtgccatcttcgctagccaagggttttcggtccactttgctccccataaacccttggcggatttcatttcGAAAACCCGGTGACAAGATCTGTTTtttgattggctgcagctgcgagtagctgatccaatcgcagtgcttgtaaatataaactttaaaagaaaacacatgtgtgatctttggtaaaacattcggtgcttttaacaaattgagacacaagttctcgagtacagtgcctccctAACGATGATCTAACCAGATCGTTtgaaaaacctatatattttactgggattgaccatagttctacaaacttgtcaaggctcgcgtgatagcatgggaagtaaacatggcgaatgtagaagttgcctatcccgttagtatatacgttcctgcttatggttattgcttttaaaggttcagtgagctctgttttatttaatttctttagtccgcaatattcacgacaacgatacctggtgttatggcatgaaagctttcatataaatcggcgactttttcattcctggtacaggtccttacaaaacactatgaataaaacattccgtgctttccctaatttataacttaatttgtatttaatagcaccgttaattatgttccgatatttggtagtcaacatgttttcaagttgtattaatgccgtagaGTGTATATAACctgttgtttaattcgattaaaatgtaaatatgcaaggggcgcaactcaaattgctcgctagatagcgccaccacatcaccgagttttcgtaatgaaatccgccaagggtttatggggagcaaagtggaccgaaaacccttggctagcgaagatgacgAATGCTTGAAtttacacagtctaatttattttttaacaattgagtagctaattatacacaaatcaatttaccagtctagaggtgtgaaaccctctctttgttcaccagacttGTGTACCATGTGTATACATTCCCCAGATACACGCAcgtgtctggagcagtggcttcgttagtttacctgtttacctgtgtcattgtctcggatcactcgtgtgtgaaaggatattatgtaatcaaaaaatgaataataaacagAAATCTGACTATACaagcgttttaagatatcgtatccatcggtaaaaaggcgacaagaatagcaaattttaaaatcctttaaaaagaaatcttagtgtaataaaataattagggatacaaattaaatttctaAATCTACAGTACTTATAATAATTAGATActtcaaaacatcagacctatatcaatcatcttggctgaaaaatcgaatttaatttgtatagctttgtaaagaaatttccctcctgttgacctcgtgacgtcacttccgctgaagcctcgttatcgcctaattctgttttctcttgattagatttcccaaagcaggtaaaaatagccactttgaagcGGCGTTACTCCGATATTTTTGCATCGATGtcgatgcggttttttgcattacattttggttaataaactctttaacatatgtttaacatcggctgggctgcaggtaccctttaaggACAAACTTTGAAGACCAGGGTCATGTCTCATATCAATGtcatatttaatatgtattagTTACTGAGGGAGGTCCTgtagcccttttcacaaaaaatcttacGATTGATTTTATCGTAAgtgaaaacttaagtttttattcattttcacaaaACATCTTATGAGATTCTTACGTGTAAAATTTGTCATGACTTTACGATAGCTCATACCCTCTCGTAAGTATTTCAAAACTGTAAATAATAATCGAAGtatgtaaaatatacaagaaaaacagcaaaattcaatgttttataGCGCATTATACCGTTATTTCGCATTATATAGCAgttattgttgaaaaataatacacaaatattgaaataaatctcCAAAAAATTTAACGGCTAATTTTTCTCGTAAGATTTTCCTACGTCACACTAAACACATACTGTGATtgtgacgtcatgttttgatttcTACTACATCACATTAATTTCACTCGATGTAAATAGTATATAATTTTAGTTTTGCATCTTTTTTTATGAGAATGTTGGTTAATTTATATGTTTCTCCTGTTTTATAAGAATTATCAAGTTAATTCAAGTGGTTGCTAGGGAAGGGATAACTGGTAAGTAAATTCTTAAGTGAAACTTGTTACGAATGCGTTTGTGAAAAGCACTTAAGATTTCTCGTAAGATATTCTTAAGTTGAAATATTACACAAAACCttaagattttttgtgaaattatCTACTGATCTTTTTGCCCATTTATATACATACCTAGtagtttaatatattttaaggtAACTCCGTACATATAAAATCacgggttcaaagttaaaaacttaactttttttaacttattggacttaaatttcatccaaaaataaataaaatatatatgtatccataaTATTTAAGATGTcaggtaataaaaaccaaaggctgcaattttcatctgaaaatcacactttttttgtttaaaaattaaatataagtggatggatacttgtttgtctatttaaattttattgcttactatgccagaaaactaaaattaattttaaaaaaagaaaactcgtttacattatagcatttagatatatcacttagagaaaagtagaaaagagttatttccctttgtcattattgaattatgtcgaatataaaaatgaaaaacgcttattagatatctccaagtaaacaatgatttgagtttttgatgtgcacctatgataacatagaaattacaaatctacttgcaagaattttaatgaattcattgtttatgtaaaatgtatgacgtcacaggagggtggatttactttaacTGCACTATATGTGCTGTGTTTTTgtatttagtatatagtatatatcTACTATGCCACGCTACAATAGGTATCAGCCAGCTCCAAAAAATTCATCTCTACGCCAGGAGAGAGAAAAGCATTACCTGAACTATGTGAGAAGAAGCACTACTTCAGAAAGACTGATTGAGCCAACTCGTCTCGTGCATGACTTGGCCCAGTTGCGTGATGGGACTTTTCACAGAGACATGTTTGATGCTATCCTTGATCAATACCGCATAGCACGAGATGAATATGATGTTCGCTTGATTGAGAAGATTAGGAATGAATCGCGTACCATTCTGTGCACTGAAAGATGGGATGAGACAATCTCCAATCACTTTTCCGAAGCTCCAATTCAAGAGGAAGAGCACGTTCTACTGCCACGACTGCTTCATCGTCTCCATTCGGTATGTGTGTTGCATTTGTCTTCGAAACAATCCAATCCTGGATGTTGCGCATAAAAATGCCTTCTTACACCGAGGAGTCTGTGATGGAGATTGCTAACACTGACTGTCCCGTCTCCATTGATCATGAAGTAGCGGGGTCACCCGTAACTCGTGTACCGATGAAGGTTCTTACGGAGGAGGACGAGTGTGTTGGGAGCAGTGAGTCTTCACCCGCAGTTGTATCAAAGAAGCGAAGATTACCCTTGCGACATGTCAAGCAGAATGACTGTTCCAAGACTGCTGACAAGCGTGCTCGTATATCCCCTGAAATTCAAGGACAGTTCTAAGACCTCGTGTGAACTTTCAGTGGTGTCCATTTCCTGGCTGCATCGTTAAAAATAGGAAGATCAAGCTTCATATTCAACAGTCCCACCGATATTCAGTGACGAGAGACCAAATCGCTCTATGGAAGAGTTAAGCTATGCAACCTACAGTTCACAGCGCTGGAGTCTTTGGTTACGATTGTTCTTGGACATGATGCTTGTGTTAACAGCAGTGGATTACGTCAACCAAATACATCAGATTCCCCAGGAAACTACTTTTCATCCAGATACAGTCGATTATGAGATTATGTAACCAGCAGAACTTAGAAGAACCTTCAAAAGGTTTTACTGTGGCTCCATTCAACTCAGCGGCTGTATTAACCCACTGGTGATGTTAAGTTGTGCTGATGTCAGCTTTGCAACCTGAGCAGCGTGAGTTTTGCGTGCATGGGCGTGTTACAGGAGACAGTCATTCCGTTTCTGATGTGAAAGGTACGCGAATACAAGTGTCAACCGTGGAGTTATCTATGGAAGAGGGGCGCATTTGTATATATGCGAGTCAAGGCACTGTTGTGAACTCTTCAATAGAGCCAGTCTGTAAATATATGCCATATGACAGAAACGCCAATGAATCTATACAAAATGAAAccttttattgtcattttcacCTTCACCGCACTTGTAATCGTATATGGAGAAGGTGGTCTGGAAAGTCGGTAGAGGATGTACTTCGACATACCGAATCACGAATTGGCCATCCTCGACTGGATGTGGAGGTCACGGGTGGTGTAATTGTCTATAGTGAACCCGCTTCCATCCAGAGACAGTTCGGTTAGTCATTGGGGAGTTGCTGTGGGTGTGCATCCTAAACACTTCCAAGAGATGACTTCTAAGACTCTACTCCATATGAAGAATGTGTTGTGTTCCCCGTACGTTGTTGAACTTGTTGGTCTTGACCTTACTGTTCCCGTCAAACTCTGGAGACGCCAAGAAGAAGCTTTCCGACAGGTGCTAACCCTTATTCGCAAAGGACAAAGATTTGGTGATTCACCTGCGTGGGATATCTTCAGATAGGATTGGAATGGATGTTCACTTccgatgtatacatatacttcaGAGGATGTGTGATCCGGACCAGCCTATTCATCTTCATTGTTTCACGGGAAATCAGGAACTTGTTAAGCTGTGGATTGATCGTTTCTCTAATGTGTACTTTGGATTTACAGGTGCTGTAGAGAGCTTTAGTGTGATTTCTGGCCTAAGAACTGTCCCTGTAAACCGTGTTTTCCTTAACCCTGATTCGCCTTACATGAAACCCGGTGGAGGATATATAAACATCCCTGTATTCATAATAGATGTCGCCTCTCAAGTTGCGTCCAGACTGAAAGTAACTATAAAGTACCTGTTGTGGGAAACAGTAAGAAATGTTCATCGTCTATACAAGATTAAGCCATTAACTTAATAGTCCCTGCAGAATTGATGAACTGCAATTAAGTTACCAGCCACATTCATGTTGTAGGATATATTATTCTGTGACAGTTTAAGTTATCTTATATATTATCTTTCTGCAGAATTGTTTTTCTGCTGTTCAGTTACCGATCTAATTGTACATTTCTGTATTGTTAAAGgcctttttatgtaaaatgggAAGGTATGTAATGAAATGtacattgttatgtaaatacAAGTACCCGCTTAATAAGCAAATGACCACTGACCCTGGTCGAACCTAACCCTTTTACCTGGAGCTAAGTGTTAGTGTTCCTTCAACCCACCAGTTCACATCCATCTATTTGTCCTTGTATTGTGTGATCCACCATGCATGTTCTTGTTTGTTTAACCTAAGGTAAGGCTTATtgccttatacatgtaccttgtaatgtttacataatatttcaCGACAATATAAAGAGTTACTTCAATTAACGGATTACTTAGATAAACTGAGTGTCAATTTAGAGTGTCCAGATCAAAGTCTCTCATCGCTAGTGACATGGGAAAAGGTGTCATGTCCAAGGTGAGTATTTCACATGGTGATACGAGGGTTGACTGTTCTTTGGAGGGCGATTTTGACAAATCGGCTGATGGATGACCAACCGTATGTGGATTACGTTAAAACATGACCCTctatcggtaaaaaaaaaagcggcGACCAGGTGGATTTGGCAATGAGGAAGATTGTTGATGTCATCGGTCGCCTGTAAAAATCAAACTGTAGTTCAACGTTTGATGATCAAGCGAGGTTCATAGACTAAAAATAGTCGAATTTTTATAGTTATCGTTGTTTTTTAGTAATTCTTGAGACTGCTTCGCAATGTCAGACACCAGTATCGGACGATCATATGCATGTTTCTTCAACCAACATACGTTGGGGTGAATTTTAATCAATCTTGGCGAAAACAAATTACTTGGGGTAAAAGATCCAGcataattaaaacaaaggacAACGCCTTATCTCACggagagatacatgtatttataactaaaataaaaaaatattgatagctttcaaaaatcttctaaaaaaccAATTGATTTGAAAAGTTGTTACTTGCGTAAAAttatccccaggtagtgtatatttaaGTTATTTCAAATCATGATACCAAGCGATAAGGTTGGACCACTATGAGGTGGGGGGATATTTACCTAGAAATTTTAAGTGAAAACTCTTGATAAAATCTTGTTCTGAAAACAAATAACCCAGATAAGCGTTAACTTgttgaaagcatcctcaggtagtgtagattcaggtttgttcaaatcatgacccccggggtagggttgggcgaaattttttacattggaatttagtgaatttaatttttttttttcaaagaccAGCACGCCACAAAAGCTGTTTCTTGTGGTAAACCATCCTCACAAGTgcaaattcaagtttgttcaaatcatgatccacGGGGAAAGGCTTAAGCAGCAATGGGGAAGGGGGTATGGGTTAAATTTCACGTATAGAAAATACCTTAAAGTTTGAAGATCTTTTGAAAAACCGGTAGGCCATAAAATACGTTATTTGTGTGGTTCAACCTTAGCTAAGGGAGTTTCAAGTTTGCTTAAATCATGACAGTGGGAGTAGGGTTGAGCCACAATGGAAAAGGGTGTcgaatttttacaaaagaatgtatagggattttttttttaaaaaagctcattttaaaaaccaataggccagaaaagctgtaattATCAGGACTccggtttgttcaaatcataaaccgggggggggggggggagggggtggttgGGGGCACAATTGGGCGGGGATGGATCGGATAT includes:
- the LOC128187624 gene encoding uncharacterized protein LOC128187624 yields the protein MDGLEFQLGHSSTSLRVPFLVSSSTALVRPIIGYNVICHYVSSNEGVNKALTEALLEVSPRTVNLITQMLRETKTEHDVYSKSSAQEIPPKSSRIIRAYVRIKRNHGGQWKGLFTPSVTEDSGLVMSETLLTVSGNHNRSMIFVSVSVKNQTNSVVILKKNTYLGTLEAVSSSVNVNSVNILSAETMDTQSTNNGKWDPPVLLPTDKLNTEDQQKVKQLLFEVHPEVEVRLCQSVVCVRKKDGSLRLCVDYRKINQKSVADSRPLPKIQDALDSLGGSKWFSLLDQGKAYKCTIRG